From the Asterias amurensis chromosome 1, ASM3211899v1 genome, the window CCATCTCAACTTCCTTGGAACTCCCTAAGAAGGCGTCACAACAAGATTAATCATTTGCAAGGCAGTCTCTGCCCTTGCAGTtgcccatttactcctgggtgaagcGAAGAAATgtgctcaaggacacacgtgTTATGACTGCGGCATGTCGTGGCCAAGCTGTCaagtgcactggactcaagctctggtgtttctgaccagcagagtgtgagttcatgtcccggtcttgacacttgtgtccttaagcattAGTTATAAAGGTTATTGCTTTTTCCTTCAGATGaaacgtaaagccattggtcctgtcGCGATTCTCTACATGCTTTTAACTGTTCTCTGTTATCTTTGTATTTTAATCAGAAACCAGTTTCCATCTAAAGCCAGACAGGTTCTTCATGACCACTGCGATGAGGTCTGGTTCTGTAAATTTTCTCCTGATGGTAACAAATTGGCTACAGGGTCTAAGGATACCACCGTTATCATATGGGATGTGAATAAGGTAAGATCGGTACCAATGGAACAAAGCTGTCAAACACAGCACTCGCTGAgctcagaaaaatattgctttgtgGGAATTGGTTTAGCAGCTGAAAATCCATGTCATTCACATTTTTGAGACGGGTTCCCTGTTTTCATTTCgcttagcaaacaaatttgcttataccaattttgttttgtaatgaaCAATTGCCCAGACTCTGTTTGCTTGGCCATCTTTGTAGTAGAAGACTATACAAACTGCACTAGTGACCTAATATAATAGTCTTGAGCTGACGAGAACATTTAATTCACAGCATAATTATCATTTTCATGAGATGCCTGCATCCCTCCTCAACTTAGCCCAGTCCCAGGAAAGTTCTCCCTGTGAccttctctctttctctctctcccCCTCTGCGGTCACTTCGTGTAGGAAACATTAGAGTTAAAAGCTGTCAGAACACTTGAGGGCCACTCCTATGGTGTGTCTTTCCTAGCCTGGAGCCCAGACAGCAAGTACCTGATAGCCTGTGGACCAGAAGACTGCTCAGAGCTATGGGTCTGGAATGTAGAGGTAATTGGTTAACGTTTTTAGCTTTAATGCTGAGttacttttacttttttctAGTCTACTAttttcttgatttgttcaaGTTGTATACGGAGCAAATCTTTTCTCACATGCTGATGTCCATCTATGGACTGTAATATTTTTTGTGGGTtgaattttaacaattttgattttcgtttccgttttttttcctcaatattcatatgcattttattttgaaCTGACAGACAGGAGACAGTAAAACTAAAATCAGCCAGTCCCCTGAGGATAGTCTAACCAGTGCATCTTGGAATGTGGATTGTAAACGCTTTGTGTCTGGAGGCACAAGAGGGCAGTTCTATCAATGCGTAAGTCTCTTTTATAATTGCCAAATCACATTGCAGCATTCTCTCTTTACCACTTACTGCCGGGGTTTTCACAGTGGATGCTTGGGTTTCCAATATCTTACTGTGTTGTCCGGTGGGATTAATTGTGACTCCCACCTGAGTGATATGCCTCAGgattatttttcacaggactttgaaaagtaccgagtatacagagCTGAATACatattggtgtatgggtaaaacttaaataatattatttatccctgatgcaaaattaacatattTGAGCAATGTACATGGGAACCCAAAATGTATTCAATATTTGCACTTTTTGCTGCAAGATTTGCCCGTTAAACTCTTACAATTTCTCTGCAGGATTTAGACGGCAATGTACTGGATTCCTGGGAGGGTGTGAGGGTCCAATGCCTGTGTATGAAAGGAGACACTAGCACCGTCCTAGCAGCAGACACACACCATCGCATCAGAGCCTACAACTTTGAGGATCTCACGGACCAACATGTGTAAGTGACCATTAAGCATTGTAATCGAGGCAGTTTTTTTCTAAGgtcaagtcaagtcgcaagttatttttgttcaaatcaaGTCTAGGCACATAATCTCCCAAAATAAgccttgtaatgcgcacatatccaccctgctgggtgttcaaggcgcagtaaaataaaagaaaaacagacacaacagaattagtccttgaaaacctgtgacatgaaaaaaagttttgagaagagatttgaatcttgtggtacaaagacaggatctaagattaagtgggaGATGGTTCCAGATGCGTTGCGCTGCTGAATAAAAAGACCTGTCTCGATGTgcaaacaagtacatgtatacactgtGCATGTCACGTGCATAGGCAGGTGCACCCACGTGGCTGAATATCCTTACAGATTTAACATTCGGCTTAATAACAAGAGCACTCTCTACATCGGGATCTCCGACATTAATACAAACTATTTTCAATCCCTCTCTCTCTGACTCACTGTCTCTTTCTTCACACAGAATCCAAGAAGACCATTCAATAATGTCATTCACCATCAGCACCAACCAGCGGCAAGCTCTGCTGAGTGTAGCCTACCAAGGGGTTCATCTCTGGGACATCAAGGATAAAGTCCTGGTGCGCAAGTTTCAGGGAGTCACCCACGGGTTCTACACCATCCATTCATGCTTTGGAGGTGTCAATGAGAAGTTCATAGCAAGTGGAAGTGAAGGCAAGTATAAACGCTAATGACATATAACAATACTACTAATTTCGTTTTTGGTTTTTGCTCAAATACACTGATGTTGGtaagcactgtacatgtatactcagtaattttccgagtcctgtaaacaaatcacagacatattactcgggagtgattcaaacccatgacctttgcaattctagagcagtgtcttaccaacaagaCCACCCAtaattgcccggtagctagaggcatttTTAagcctatgttttagcagcgatTACTGCAAACaattaaatagatgttaaataagggtatcaatgtgtggtgaagaggttttgaactagtggttttaacccaacgaggcctggttcttgataactttaccgAGACAAAATACAGTTAATGAATAGGTCATACGGAAAGGAACTTAACTTTGAACAAATATACAAGGCGATCTAGACTAAACAAAATATACCAAACCAAGTTATACACATGAtgagtcaaaaatttaataaataggGATGAAGGGCAAGGCCTTCTGTAGCACCCAAATACAAATAAGTAGATAATAGCAGTTAAGAGTAAACAATGTGACAGGGTGACCATTGGTGCAAGGGCTAAATAACCTAATACTGTATTTTTGTCTACTTGTGTTGCCTTTGTTGATAGATAACAACGTATACATATGGCACATCAAGGATGAGATGCCTATTGCTGTACTACAGGGGCATACAAGGACAGTCAACTGTGTATCCTGGAATCCAGTGCTTCCAAACATGCTTGTCAGTGTATCAGATGATTGTACCATAAGAGTCTGGGGACCTGATGACTCCGGTAAGGATGTCAGGCTAGTTGCCTTATAAGTTTGTGCCTCTGGCAATGTCTGAATCAAACTTAAACTCCATTTGTTAAGTGTATAATCAAAGAAACTGTTTGTCTTTGTATAGAGCATCTTGCAGTGCTTCTTACATAAAatgattttataataatatattattttgaTAATTTGGTATAACAGTCATCTTACATGTATCTATCTGGTCTctgtcattgttttgtttttgtccttGTCTGTCATAGGGAGAAGCATAAGAGCATTATGCTTCACTTTTTTCCAACATGTTGGCTACAATTATGTATTGCtgtatgatttaaaggcagtatggacactattggtaattactcaaaataattattagcataaaaccttacttggtgacgagtaatgggagaggttgatggtataaaacattgtgagaaacggctccttctgaagtgtcgtagttttcgagaaagaagtaattttcaacgaatttgatttcgagacctcaagtttagagttttaggtctcaaaatcaagcatctgaaagcacagcacttcgtgtgacaaggtgttttttctttcattattatctcgcaacttcgatgaccgattgagctcatattttcacaggtttgttattttatgtatatgttgagatacaccaagtgagaagactggtctttgataattaccaatagtgtccagtctttAAGGGAACTTGATGTTTCAAagacttgtgtttttgttgctttGTTTATTATGTGACATTAATTATTCACACATTCATACTAATGTACTTGTAAATAATCTGTACCTGTCTTTATAACTGCCATCATGtaataaatgtttattgaattgaattgaattgaattggttgCAGCGCCATCCTGCATTGAAGGATGCCTTCATTTTGCAGTAATATTtatgaaacttttttttgtcaCAGGTTTTTAACCCTTGTTCTTTATCTtatggtgttttctttttacgcTTGTATTTTTGAGATGCTGTGAAAAATATATGCTGAACAGGAATGGAGGCCTGTAGGCATACACATAATCAGTGACCACTTGTATGCAGTGACTTGCAAGCATGGCTATAATATAGCATGTTGTTTCACTAGTTTGCTaaacattaaagatgctatgtcagatttttggccgatttgaccccaaaagtttgatttaaaattcaataggtattttgatgggggtcgagaaagttacaagctttcatttgagccattgctcgaaaaagtccgccaattgttagtagcagtgaaataaagtgttcaaaattagtttttgtcgggatcccgacaatatatcacgtgaccaattcttatgtgttttataagaaacgttttaaatttttgtcatggttcctgaccattaaaagttaattttgttttcgttaaaacgggtgatactctttgaaataccattcactccaaaaaatctacttttttaatgtttggggccaaaaatctgacatagcatctttaacacaggtcaacattttaccacaggcaacattttgttttaattacctataaatacaaaaaacaatattaataattctCAAAGCAGGTTCTAGTCAGCGTCAAATGTTAACCACTTGTTTTAAAACAGAGGTGCCATTCTGTTCATGATCTCTAcatgatgatttttttcttcttggtgaTTTCAGATGGTGATGGCAGTACGGAGGTATGATGTTAAATCTTAAGGGTGATGGGATGAACTCTTAGGCTCCTCACCCTCCTTACTACCTACCAAGACACGCGTGAGAAGACATCGTCGTATTATACCGAACTCGCTTTAGActattcgtgtttttttttttttatacacaaatGTTTTTAGCTGGTAGAGTGGACGGACGGAGACACTACAGTATTGGGGTACCCCATCAATTGATGAAAATGTTCTGTGGAGGAAGTCACAGCTGTTCCAGCATGATGATGATTAATATGGAAAGAACTGTGTACTTATTGAGAGAGCGGATTACtgctttttttttccaaactgcCGACGCTTTTCTTCACGATGACGTGGTGTGGACTCAGGACTGTACCTTTAATACGCAGGGCAAAACATCTACATTTTTCGCATTATGCAGAACATGTTGTGCATGCTACTTTGAACGATTGAATGTTTTGAATGAACTCagaatgtgtttttaaaatcaatagaaaacaaaatggtgttgAAAGAGAGTGTGTTTCATCATGGCTGATAAAGCGACTGATTTGGGGGATAATGCTGCATTTTGTAGACAGACTGTAATCTGCTGGACCGATATATGCTAAATGGAGGAGCAAAGAAGCATGGATAGGAGTTGTTGTCTGTTACATTGCACCTGTTTTTAATCACCTCGGCAGTGACTTATTTTTCGAGGTTAGGCTGCAACACATGCTAGCAGCAGCTAAACAGAAGGCTTAGAATTATTCTGTAACACTGCAGCTTCTTTCTGACACGCTGAGGCACGGCAAGAGTTGCTTGTTCTTTTGTACGGAGAATGAAGACTGTGTTGGACCAACACTAAggaaagacaaacaaaaggCGTATGGACTGGACTGAGTAGTTTATGTGTCTCGCTgcgttttaaaaaacaaaatcaaccttTACTTGTATTAATTCATCTACAAAGTTTTCTCAATGTGGACGTGTCTATGTAGAATCTGGTATATAAGTTGGGTTATTTTAAATTCTGTGTTTTCCCTCCAATCCTTTTTGAGAGTTGACGTACGGGTGGAGATGATGAGtagaaacagcgccctcttcagCTTGGTGGTAGGATCAGGAACTGATACAATAGATTATAAAGGGTAATTCGGTAGTTGTTACCTCTCCTGACCTCGCCTCGCATTTTGCATAGAGATCAAGGGAGATCGCGACTCCCAGTGATCCCTTAGATTCTACCATTCCTTCACGGATGTGTCGTCTTGTGTAATTATTACAATATGTAGGTTCATGTTGCGGTCATGTGCATGTAGGACCTcaccacaaaaaaaagaagagttgTATTTGTACATTTGTACAGATCTATGTGGCTTTATTAAGGTAGTATTTTATTAGTGCTAGGTCTATGTTATAATTCTTGATGATTATTCAGTGTATGGTACACCCAGGCATGCaagttttgtataaaaaaaagaagtcaaAATCATGTGGTGCCTGCAGGAAAAACGAGATGGATCGAGTTGATTATCCCCCCTTAAAATTATTTGATTTGAAACATTTCAGATAAATTTCAAGACGTGTCAAATGCTCCTTGACAAGACCGTTGACTAGATCCACTGAGCTTTTTCAAGCAAGTAGGGGGCCTATCAAACCATCTTCTACAGTAAACCCCAATGATTTTGAGGGATGAATAAATTATGCCAGCCTGCATTATATCATGTGGTGATTGCTTGTATGTACACAGTTCACAGATAGTTTGATGCAGTTTGGGTACCATACACAAGTACATTTAAATGATTTCAAATGACTGGTCATGACTTACTGGAAAGTGATAACAAGAGTAGGAGGGCTAAGTTGGATTGTTAattcatcagggcccaatttcacagctctgcttactgtaagtgtaagcgaagaatcagcgcttgcagaagcagggaattctgtgcttgctTCAAGCGTAATTCAGTGGTTAGCTGGATACTTTGGCTTGTGACAGCCTTCTTCCATGTTAATAG encodes:
- the LOC139935245 gene encoding WD repeat-containing protein 26-like; its protein translation is MQANATSAGPGSTAAVHNGDTVLNSNGANMVSEPVSNGEAARAAGPSSSDGIARNPRAKQLSQCDRDIVRLIGQHLKELGLNQTVEQLMLESDCRLEDPSASKFRSHVMAGEFNKAEEDLEELTPQMSCPQSLMKMKFLLLEQKYLEYLEETKILEALQCLRQELTPLKFNTERVHVLSGFLMCTSNEELHRRADWAGKGQASRIKLMEQLQAFLPPSVMLPPRRLYTLLSQAVELQKHRCPYHNTSIKNDDSLQTVSLLHDHICSRNQFPSKARQVLHDHCDEVWFCKFSPDGNKLATGSKDTTVIIWDVNKETLELKAVRTLEGHSYGVSFLAWSPDSKYLIACGPEDCSELWVWNVETGDSKTKISQSPEDSLTSASWNVDCKRFVSGGTRGQFYQCDLDGNVLDSWEGVRVQCLCMKGDTSTVLAADTHHRIRAYNFEDLTDQHVIQEDHSIMSFTISTNQRQALLSVAYQGVHLWDIKDKVLVRKFQGVTHGFYTIHSCFGGVNEKFIASGSEDNNVYIWHIKDEMPIAVLQGHTRTVNCVSWNPVLPNMLVSVSDDCTIRVWGPDDSDGDGSTEV